The DNA window TACGTTCGCTCCGCCCTGTCGGCGAGCGTCTGGATCTTCTTCGCCGTGTCGCCGAATCCCATACCGGTGCGTCGTCCCGGCGCTACCTGTGTTTTTCCGTTCGTCGCGGAGTGGATCGGGCCGGAGGACCCCGCTGATCTCCCGGATCGACGATGGACTTTTCTCCGAACCCGGCCAGGGATCGATGTGAGCGCCGACCGGATCCTGTTGACGAACGACGACGGCATCGACGCCGTCGGTCTGAGAGCCGTCCACGACGCGCTCGACGACGAGTACGACGTGGTGACGGTGGCTCCGACCGGCGACCGCTCGTCGGTCGGTCGGGCGCTCTCGGACGGCGTGACGGTCTCGGAACACGAGCTCGGCTACGCGGTCGACGGGACGCCCGTCGACTGCGTCGTCGCGGGGCTGGACGAACTCGTCCCCGACGCGGACTGCGTCGTCGCCGGCTGTAACGAGGGCGCGAACCTCGGGTCGTACGTCCTCGGTCGCTCGGGCACCGTCTCGGCCGCGGTGGAGGCCGCGTTCTTCGGCGTCCCGGCGGTGGCGACGTCGATGTACGTTCCGGGCGACGAGGACTGGTGGCGGCGCGAGCTGGAGGCGGGAGAGTTCGATCACGCCGCCCGCGCCACGCGGTACCTCCTCGACAACGCGTTCGACGCCGGCGTGTTCGAGGAGGTCGACTACCTGAACGTGAACGCGCCGATCGCGGAGGGCGATCCGGCACCGATGCGGATCACGCGTCCGTCCGACTGGTACGGTATGACCGCCGAACACGACGGAAACGGCGAGGTCACCTTCGACGACCCGATCTGGGGACGGATGACCGAGACGGACGTGCCGGACTCCGTCGGCACCGACCGCCGGGCCGTGGTCGACGGGGAGGTGTCGGTCTCGCCGCTCACCGTTCCGCACGGCGTCGCGGCGAACGGCGCGCTCGACGGGCTCGCCGAGCGGTACGGCGGTCGCGACTCGAGGGACTGATCGGGGCGCTCGTCACTCGCCGCCGTCGCTGACCGTCACCTGCGCCTCGCTAATGACGCGGTCGCCCATCTCGTAGCCGGGCTCGTACACCTCGTGGACGGTGCCGTCGGGTTGGTCGCTGTCGACGCGGAGCATGACCTGGTGACGCGCCGGGTCGACCTCCTCGCCGGGCTCCGGCTCGATCGGTTCGACGCCCTCGTCGGCGAGCACCTCGTCGAACTTCTCGAGGGTCGACTCAACGCCCGGGCGGATGTCGCTGCCGTCCTCTTGGTCGAGCGCCCGGACGAGGTCGTTTCTGACCGGCGCGATCCGCTCGACGAGCGACTCGGAGGCCCGCTCGCGGATCTCCTCGCGCTTGCGTTTGGCCCGCTGTTTGTAGTTGCTGAAGTCGGCGCGGACGCGCGCGAGCTTGCTCGTCAGCTCGTCGATCTCCTCGCGTTTCTCGTCGAGTTCGGACTCCAGATCGGCCACCTCCTCGGCGAGCGCCTCGTCGTGTTCGGCGACGCGGTCGGCGAGGGTTGGCTCGTCCGCGTCGCTCCCGTCCGTGGCGTCGGCGGCCGTCGCGTCGGCGGTCTCGGCCGCATCGGCGGTCTCGGCCGTGTCGGCCGCATCGGCCGCATCGGCCGCGTCGCCGGCGTCCTCGGCTGTCGCGTCGGGTTCCCTCTGTGATCCGACCTCGACGGCGTCGTCGTCGCTCATGTCCGATCGGAGGCCGTGGGCGTGTATAAGCGTTGTAGAACGCGGTCGATCGAGGGGTTCGGCCGGCACGCGAGTTCTTCGGTTCGACCGACCGCGACCTGCCGGGTTACTTATTCCGGCGTGGCCTACGGTCGGTGATGACCGCACCGAACCGGAACACGCTGTGGGCGCGGGCGATGATCGACGAACTCGTCGCCGCGGGCGTGGACGCCGTCGTCGTCTCGCCCGGCAGCCGCTCGACGCCGCTGACGGTCGCCGCCGCGCGCCACGAGGATCTCCACCTGTTCTCACAGCTCGACGAGCGCTCCGCCGCCTACTTTGCTCTGGGCCGCGCGCGCCGGACGGGCCGCGTGACACCGCTCGTCTGTACCTCCGGCACCGCCGCCGCCAACTACCACCCCGCGGTGATGGAGGCGGACAACGCCCGGGTGCCGCTTTTAGCGCTCACCGCCGACCGGCCGCCGGAACTCCGCGACTCCGGGGCCAACCAGACCGCCGACCAGGAGAAGCTGTACGGCGACGCGGTCCGCCTCTACAAGGACCTCCCCGAGCCGGCGGCGAACGCCCGCGCGCTCCGCTCGCTCCGGACCACGGTCGCCCGCGCGGTGGCGGCCGCGGAGGGCGCGGACGCCGGCCCCGTCCACCTGAACGTCCCGTTCGCGAAGCCGCTCGAACCCACGCCGGTCGAGGGCGATGTCCCCGACGACCTCGACCCGGTCGCGGAGGCGGGTCGCGAGGGGCCGTACGTCGACGTGACCCCGGGGTCGCCGGAGCCGGAGGAGACGGCGCTCCGGGCGCTCGCCGAGGCGTGTTCCACGCACCGCGGGCTGATCGTGGCCGGACCCGCCGACCCGCCGGGGCTCGATCCGGAGGCGGTCACGGCGCTGTCCCACGCCACGGGGTACCCGATCCTCGCCGACCCGCTCTCGGGACTCCGGTTCGGCGGACACACGCGGGTCGCGCCGGTGATCGGGGCCTACGACGCGTACCTCTCGGCGGCGGTCGCGGGCGACGACGACTGGACCGACCCTGAGGTCGTGGTCCGGCTCGGCGCGTCCCCTACGTCGAAGCGGCTCCGGAAGTACCTCGCCGACACCGGCGCGGACCAGTACGCGGTCGACCCCGCGGGACGGTGGCGCGAGGCCGAGTTCGCGGCGACCGACCTCGTCGTCGCCGAGCCGAACCGCCTCTGTGCCCGCCTCTCGCGGCTCGTCGCCGGCGGCGGGGATCCGGACTGGCGCGAGCGGTGGGAGGCGGCGGACCGGGTCGCCCGCGAGTTCCACCGGGGGAATTTCGACGCCGACGGCGACGACCCGGAGGCCCCTGGCGGGTTCCACGAGGGCGACGTGCTCCGCGTCGTCGCCGAGGAGGTCCCGGATCCGTCGACGCTGTTCGTCTCCAACTCGATGCCGGTCCGCGACCTCGACCGGTTCGTCCCGCCGTCGACGACGAACCTCACGGTCCTCGGCAACCGCGGCGTCTCCGGGATCGACGGGATCGTCTCGAGCGCGCTCGGCGCGGGCTCCGCGACGACCGACGACCTCACGCTCGTCGTCGGCGACCTCGCGCTGTATCACGACACGAACGGCCTGCTCGCGATCGACCGGTGCGACGTCGAGGTCACGGTCGTGCTCGTCAACAACGACGGCGGCGGGATCTTCCACGCGCTCCCGATCGAGTCGTTCGACCCGCCCTTCACGTCCGAGTTCAAGACGCCACACGGGATCGAGTTCGAGCCGATGGCCGACCTCCACGGGCTCGAGTACGCCCGGATCGACGCCTGGCCCGGATCGGGTGAGGGATCGGGCGACGGGTCCGAATCGGCGACGACTGACCCGACCGGCGCACTCGCCAAAGCGTACCGCCGCGCGCGCGACGCGGACGGCTCCCACCTGATCGAGGTGCGGACCGACGCCGAGTCGAGCCACCGGACGCGCGAGCGGCTGGCGGCGGCCGTCGAGCGCGCGGTTCACGGCGAGTGAACTGGATGCGAATGATCCGAGGAGATCCAGCGAGTGTGGGTTCTCTGGACCGCTGACGACGGCAGAACCCGCTCAGACGGATATATACCCGATCGTACGTGTCGCTACGTCCTCGATGCGTTCATCGGTGAGAGAAGTCATGCGGAATTCCACCTCGGTAGCGCTGTTGAGGGTCGCGAGCGACCACGGAAGGACGTGACTTCGCCTCCCGAGCGGATCGCCCTCGTAGTCGTCGTCTCGAAGCGTGAGTGACTCGTCGTGGTAGGACTTCGTCGATATCAGGACCGTGACGAGCTGTAGACCGTGGCTAGGGAGTCGAGGCGCTCCCAAAACGAGCATCGGGCGACCCTTATCGGAAAGCGGATCGATCCCTCAGACGATGTCGCCGCGTTCCAGTTGGTCAAACGTGGTCACCGCACCTTCTCCATGTCGTCGGTCCGAAGCTCCTCGAGACGTTCCTCACTGTATTGTTCGTCCGCAGTCTCGTGGTGGCGATGAAGCCGGTACGCGGCTCGAAGCCGATCCTCGTCGTCCGTGATCGCCCAATACGGACGCTTGTGTCGCACCAGCTCCCGTTCCTTCAGCCGCGAGAGGATCGCGCTGACCGCGTCGGTGTCCAATCCAAGCCGTTCGGCTATCGTCGCCGCCTTCCACGCGCGGTCGTCGTTCTCGTCGAGGAACGACACGATCCGCTCGGTGTCGTTCCGCTCCTCGAACTCGTCGTCGTCCGCGTCCTCGAACTCGTCGATGTCGATGGTACCGCTCGACATGAACGGGTGTTGGTACCGTTGAAGAATAGTTGTTTGGGACGTTTGTTAGTTGGTCGAGAGCGAGTTTCGTCCCATCGGTGCGAACGTTATTAGTCGCCGACTCCCCTATCTCGACCGTGCAAGTCGTCGGGTACGAGGCGGACGAAGTCGGTGACGAGGGGAAGTCCGGAAGCGGCGCGGCCGGCGGCGGGCTCTACGTCGCCGACGGCGACGACGTGGAGTTCGTCGAGGCGGCCCCCGGCACGGACCTCTCCTTCGGACTCGGCGACCGTCGGTGTGCCGGGACGGTCCACGACGGGGGTCACGTCCCCTGCGACGCCGACGCGGCCCCCTACTGTGACGCACACTCGAGCGTCTGGGTGTGCGCGCGGTGTACCGGGACGTGTCTCAAGGACGAGATGGACTGCCACGAGGAGCACGCCATGTACCTCGCGGCGTTCGCGCCCGACACGTTCAAGGTGGGCGTCACCCGGCTGTGGCGGCTCGAGACGCGCCTCCGCGAGCAGGGGGCCGACCGGGCGGCCCACGTCCGGACGTTCCCCGACGGCCGGGTCGCCCGCGAGGTCGAGGCCGAGCTCGCAAGCGGACCGGACCTGGTCGATCGCGTCCGGGTGCCGACGAAGCTCGACGGCTTCGGCCGGGACGTCGACGCCGCGGCGTGGGAGGCCTTGGTCGAGCGGTTCGACCCGATCGATCGGTTCGACTTCGAGTACGGGCTCGACCTCGCGGACCGACCGGTCGCGGAGACGATGGCGGCGGGGACGGTCCGCGGCTGGAAGGGGCGGGTGCTGGTGCTCGACCGAAACGGGTCGACGTACGCGGTCGACGCCCGGTCGCTGGTGGGATACGAGTTGACCGAGGAGGTACCCGATCGCGACCTCCAGTCGAGTCTGGGCGCGTTCGGCGGATGACTCGAGGCCGGCGAGTTCGGACGCGCTCATTGCCGGAGATAGACAATATATTTCAGTCATAGAAAGACATATTTGCTCGAACGTCGTTTGGACGGACGTGATGGACGACCCTCGTCGCGACGGTCCGCCTCCGTTCGATAAACCGTTCGAGGGCGAGGACACGAAACAGCGCGTGTACGGAGCGGTACTTCACGCGCGCGAGCCGATGACGGCCGCCGAGATCGCCGACCGGGCGGACTGTTCGGCGGAGTCGGCGCGGACGCATCTCTCCTTTTATGCCGACCTCGGCATCGTCGTCCGCCACGAGGGTCGGCCGGTCCGGTACGAACGCAACGACGACTACTTCGAGTGGCGACGGGTGAACACGCTGGCGCGGGAACGCACCCTCGACGAGCTACAGTCCGGCGTCTCGGAGTTGACGGACCGGATCGAGGCGTTTCGCGACGAATACGACGCTGATTCGCCCGCCGCCGTCGACGTCCTCGCGTTCGACGCGGGACGGATCGACGACGTGTACGCGGACCTCGGCGAGTGGGCCACCGCCATCGAGGAGCGTCGCCTCCACGAACGCGCCCGGCGAAAGGTCGCCGGCTCGACGGCTCCGTCACACGGCTAACGATGGTGCCGGCCGACGACGGGGCGAGCCCCGCACCGATAGACCGATCCGTCTTGGCACGGATCCGATCCCGGTTTTCCGGGAGTCGGCTGACCGAATCCGCGGAGATCGTGGAGGACGGAAACAGCCATCTCCGGATCGACCTCTCCGACGAGTACTACCCGAGCGACGCCTCGGCTCGCATCGAGATCCGCTGGTATCGCAACGACGACTTCTCCGTTCACTACCGGGAGGACCGACGAGACGGGACGTGGGAGTGTCGGTGGGACCGCCACCCGAACGTACACAACACGCGGAGCCACTACCATCCGCCCCCGGACGCGGCGACGCCCGAGGCGCGGGACGCGCAGTGGCCGGACGACCATCGAGACGTGTGTCGTCTCGTCGCGGATCGCCTCGAGGAACGTATCGAGACGCTGTGGGAACGACGATAATGGACACGGGCTCCCTACACCCGGCAGGGCGGCCGGAGCGGTCCCCTCGGACTTCTGTCCCGCACGACTCCGCCCCGCACCTCACACCTCCCCAGCCTCGCTGCTCGCGGCTCGCGGCTTCGCCGCTCGCTTATCGAGGTACTCACCTCGTTCGTACCTCGCCACGCTCGCCGCGTCCAGCGAGAATCGAAGATTCTCTGGCAGCCGGCGGCTCCGCCGCCGGCGACCTCGTGGGTTGCTCGCGCCCTGCCGGGCGCTCTCAGGCGCAGGGCGAGAGCGAAGCTCTCGCTTGAAGCCGGCGCAAAGCGCCGGCGACGCCACCGGGTTCGCTTTATGAACGATCGTCGTCGTCGCCTCGCTCCGAGACGCTCACTGCCCGATCCCGTTCGCGGAGATGATCCGCCGGACGCCGAGATACGCCACGGCCGCGAGCGTGGCGTAGACGGCGACGGTCAGCGTCGTCGCCGGGTCGGCGCTGTCGATGGCGAGTCGCGCGACCGCGTTCGTCGGGCCGCCCGCCATCGCGGTCGCGCCGCCGAAGAGGACGAGCACGGCGACCGAGTAGAGGAACTGGGCGGCCCGGCGGTCGGGCGCGGCCGCGGCGATCCCCGCGGCGACCCCGACGACCAGCGTCGTCAGCGCGGTCATGAGGAGGAGGATCGTCGGGACGTTGGCGACCGACGTCCCGTTGAGTTCGAGGAGCAGGAGCCACAGCAGGGCCTGTCCGGGCGCGATCGCGACCGCCGCGAGCGCCTTCCCGTCGACGATCTCGCCGATCGTCACGGGCGCGACCCGCAGCAGCTCGAGCGTCCCGCGATCCAACTCCTCCGTGATCGAGTCGACGACGAGCGACCCCGAGATGAACACGGGAAGGAACACCAACACCGGGATCAACACGGTGTAGGTGAACGTGAAGTACGGGCTGGAGCCGGTCGATTCGGGGACGGGGAGCGGCGGCCGGGTCAGCGACTCCGCCCGCTCGACGCGCTCGATCCGCTCGTAGGTGCGCAACAGGTCCCGCAGCTGGACGACGATCACCGTGGTCTCGACGGTGGCGTCGGGCGCGGTCACCGCGACCGATATCCGCCCCGAGTCCTCCCGCGTCGCTATCGCCACCGCGTCGACGGCGTTTCCGTCGAAGGCGTTCCGGGCGGCGGCGGCGTCCTCGTAGGGCGTCACCGACGCGCCGGGCACCTCCGCGGCGGCGCGTTCGAGGTCCGCGATCGCGTCGCCGGCGGCCGCGACCTCGACCTCCGCGCCGTCGAGCGCGCCGGGGTCGTACATCGAGACGAGCCCGACGACGAGGAACGACGAGAACGCGGCGATGAACAGCTGGATCGCGATCGCGAGCAGGATCGTCTTCTCCGCGCGGAGCCCGGCGATCTCGCGTCTCGCGACCGTGAGTCGGCTACCCATGGAGGCTCACCACCCCGAAGTTGTACGCGGCGTGGACCAGCGTTGCGGCCGCGAGCGCGAGGACGTACCTCGTCCGGTCCCGTCGCGCGCCGACCGCCGACAGCGACGCGGTGACGCCGTGGAGCGCGAGCGGCGCGAGGAAGAGCCCGGCGAGGAGGAGCGGCGAGAGCCCCGCCACGCCCGCGACGGAGCCGAAGGCGGCGCGGCCGACGTACAGCTCCGTGAGCCCGACCGCCTGGACCACCGCGGTCGCCTTCTCCGCGAGGAAGAAGCCGAGCCCGGAGGCGAGCCCGACCGCGAGCGCGACCCGGTCGGTCCGGGCGAAGACGCCGCGTTCGAACCCGGCGTAGAGGTGGACGCTCTTCGCGACCTCCTCGACGAACGCGATGACGACGAGCAGAACGGGGATCGAGACGGTGATCGGCAGCGCGAACAGCACCGCGACCGCGAGCAGCTCCGCGACGAAGACGAACGGGATCGTACACGCGGTGAGGAACGCGACCGCGGCGGGCCCGCGGGCCCGTCTCGGGATCCGGGCCGCGACCCCCGTCGCCGGCGACTCGCGGACGCCCTCGCCGACCGCCGAGAGCCGGACCGCGAGCGCGTCGAGGAACTTGCGGGTCACCGGCTTCTGGGTGAACAGGTCCTCCTCGCGGTAGACGCCGAGCCCGAGCCCGAAGAGCAGGGCGGCGGCGACCGCGGTCGGCCCGGTCGCGAACAGGAACTCGCCGACCGAGATCGCCTCCCCCTGGAGGTCGAAGACGACGAGCGTGAGCGGCGAGATCAGCGCGACCGGCGTGACGTTCGTGAAGATCGCGGGCACGAACGCGTAGGAGGTGAGGAGGACGCTCACCGCGACCGTGACGAAGGTGAGCTCCTTGAACGACCGCGCGAACACCGCGCCGACGAAGGTGGCGGCGAGGAACGTCGCCGCGATCGGGAGCACCGCGAGCACGGAGACCGCGCCGCCGCCGACGACGAGCGCGATCAGCGCCGTCGCGGCGACCGCGACCGCGACGTACGGCAGCGTCTTGCCCGCGACGATCTCGGCCGGCGACAGCGGCGTGACGAGCAGCGGCTCGCCCCGGCGGTTGGTCCGCTCCTCGAGCACCGACGAGCCGTACGCCTGCGCGAGGAAGTTCATCGGCACGAGGAACGCGAACGCCAACACGAGCGACGCGAACGGGAACGGCGGCGTGATCGATCCGGGCGATCCGGCGGTGGCCGCGCCGAACGCCCCGCCGCCGATCGAGGGGACGGCGAGGCCGCCGGAGCCGCCATCGTCGCCGAATGGCCACCGGCCGCCGGATTCGTCGCCGGCGTCGACTCCGCCGCCACCGCTCCCCTCTCCGCCGCCGTCTCCGCTTCCGCCGGCGTCATCGTCTCCGCCTCCACCGTCCGCGGGTTCGGCGTCGTCGCTTCCGCCCCCGACGCCGTCCGACGTTCCCCCGGCGCTCCCGTCGCCCCCCGAACCCCCGCCGACCGTTGCCCCGTCCTCGAGCGCCGAGCCGCGGTTCGCGTACCGGAGCGTGACGACGACCGGGAACGCGGCGGTCTCGTTTTCCTCCGCGGCCATCAGCCGCTCGTTGTGGGCGTCGACCGCCTCCCGGAACGACGCGGCGGCCGCCTCGCCCTTCGGCGTGTCGACCGCGCGGACGAACACGCCAGCGGGATCGCCGGACGGGTCGGTCCCGCCGCCCCGTACCTCCCGAACGGTCAGGTCGACCGTCGATCCGAGCGTCGCCCGCTCGAGCGGCACGGCGGTCAGGGCGGGTTCGGCCTCGACTGCGTCCGCGTACGGCGACGCCGGGTCGACGCCCACCCGATACACGTCCCGGTCCACGTCGAGGCCCACCGTGTCGGTGGCGAGCCCCGCGCCGACGACGCCGCCGGCGACGACGAGGAGCGCGAGCGCGGCCAGCAGGGTTCGGCGGTCGACCCCGCCGGTCGCCCGCGACGCCTCCCACCTCGCGACCCGAGCGACGCGCCGGGATCGGCGCGCGAGCCGCCGGATCCGCCGGGCCGCCCGTCGGATCACTCGCCCCCCTCGCTCGTCGCCTTCGCCCGGTCGTCGCCGGCGCGGTTGCGGTCACCGGCGCGGTTGCGGTCGCCGCCTCCGTCCTCGCCGACCTCGACGCCCCCGTCCTCGCCGTCCTCGACGCCACCCCGACGGCCCGGCATCGGTCGCCCCACGAGGTCGAGGAACACGTCCTCGAGGCTCGGCTCTCTGGTGCGGATGTCCACGACGGCCCCGCCGGCCGCCGAGACGGCCTCGCGCACCCGCTCGACCGCGTCCATCGACGGCACGACCGTGCGGTACCGGTCGCCGACTTCCTCGACGTCTCCGATCCCGTCCGCGTCGCCTTCGGTCTCCCCGGACTCCAGCCCCGGCGGCACGTCGGTGTAGACGTGGTAGGTCGTCTCGCCGTGTCGCTCGCGGATCTCCTCCACCGTGCCGCGGGCGACGATCCGCCCCTCGTTCATGATGACGACGCGGTCGCAGACGGACTCGACGTGATACAGGTTGTGCGCGGAGAAGACGACGGTCTTGCCCGCGGACCGGAGCTCGCGGGTGAACTCCAGCACCGAGTTCGTCGTCACCGGATCGAGCCCGGAGGCGGGCTCGTCGTACACCAGCACGTCGGGGTCGTTCACCAGCGACCGCGCGATGGCGACCTTCCGTTTCATCCCCTTCGAGACGTCGCCGAGCCGGCGGTCGCGGTGGTCAAGGTCCAGCCGGTCGAGCGCGCGGTCGATCCGCTCGTCGGCGACGGACCGGGGAACCTCGTAGAGGTCGGCGAAGAAGCGGAGGTACGACGTCGCCGTCAT is part of the Halorubrum aethiopicum genome and encodes:
- the surE gene encoding 5'/3'-nucleotidase SurE: MSADRILLTNDDGIDAVGLRAVHDALDDEYDVVTVAPTGDRSSVGRALSDGVTVSEHELGYAVDGTPVDCVVAGLDELVPDADCVVAGCNEGANLGSYVLGRSGTVSAAVEAAFFGVPAVATSMYVPGDEDWWRRELEAGEFDHAARATRYLLDNAFDAGVFEEVDYLNVNAPIAEGDPAPMRITRPSDWYGMTAEHDGNGEVTFDDPIWGRMTETDVPDSVGTDRRAVVDGEVSVSPLTVPHGVAANGALDGLAERYGGRDSRD
- a CDS encoding nucleotide exchange factor GrpE; its protein translation is MSDDDAVEVGSQREPDATAEDAGDAADAADAADTAETADAAETADATAADATDGSDADEPTLADRVAEHDEALAEEVADLESELDEKREEIDELTSKLARVRADFSNYKQRAKRKREEIRERASESLVERIAPVRNDLVRALDQEDGSDIRPGVESTLEKFDEVLADEGVEPIEPEPGEEVDPARHQVMLRVDSDQPDGTVHEVYEPGYEMGDRVISEAQVTVSDGGE
- the menD gene encoding 2-succinyl-5-enolpyruvyl-6-hydroxy-3-cyclohexene-1-carboxylic-acid synthase, with translation MTAPNRNTLWARAMIDELVAAGVDAVVVSPGSRSTPLTVAAARHEDLHLFSQLDERSAAYFALGRARRTGRVTPLVCTSGTAAANYHPAVMEADNARVPLLALTADRPPELRDSGANQTADQEKLYGDAVRLYKDLPEPAANARALRSLRTTVARAVAAAEGADAGPVHLNVPFAKPLEPTPVEGDVPDDLDPVAEAGREGPYVDVTPGSPEPEETALRALAEACSTHRGLIVAGPADPPGLDPEAVTALSHATGYPILADPLSGLRFGGHTRVAPVIGAYDAYLSAAVAGDDDWTDPEVVVRLGASPTSKRLRKYLADTGADQYAVDPAGRWREAEFAATDLVVAEPNRLCARLSRLVAGGGDPDWRERWEAADRVAREFHRGNFDADGDDPEAPGGFHEGDVLRVVAEEVPDPSTLFVSNSMPVRDLDRFVPPSTTNLTVLGNRGVSGIDGIVSSALGAGSATTDDLTLVVGDLALYHDTNGLLAIDRCDVEVTVVLVNNDGGGIFHALPIESFDPPFTSEFKTPHGIEFEPMADLHGLEYARIDAWPGSGEGSGDGSESATTDPTGALAKAYRRARDADGSHLIEVRTDAESSHRTRERLAAAVERAVHGE
- a CDS encoding MarR family transcriptional regulator, producing MSSGTIDIDEFEDADDDEFEERNDTERIVSFLDENDDRAWKAATIAERLGLDTDAVSAILSRLKERELVRHKRPYWAITDDEDRLRAAYRLHRHHETADEQYSEERLEELRTDDMEKVR
- a CDS encoding DUF2797 domain-containing protein, with the protein product MQVVGYEADEVGDEGKSGSGAAGGGLYVADGDDVEFVEAAPGTDLSFGLGDRRCAGTVHDGGHVPCDADAAPYCDAHSSVWVCARCTGTCLKDEMDCHEEHAMYLAAFAPDTFKVGVTRLWRLETRLREQGADRAAHVRTFPDGRVAREVEAELASGPDLVDRVRVPTKLDGFGRDVDAAAWEALVERFDPIDRFDFEYGLDLADRPVAETMAAGTVRGWKGRVLVLDRNGSTYAVDARSLVGYELTEEVPDRDLQSSLGAFGG
- a CDS encoding DUF7342 family protein, translating into MMDDPRRDGPPPFDKPFEGEDTKQRVYGAVLHAREPMTAAEIADRADCSAESARTHLSFYADLGIVVRHEGRPVRYERNDDYFEWRRVNTLARERTLDELQSGVSELTDRIEAFRDEYDADSPAAVDVLAFDAGRIDDVYADLGEWATAIEERRLHERARRKVAGSTAPSHG
- a CDS encoding ABC transporter permease yields the protein MGSRLTVARREIAGLRAEKTILLAIAIQLFIAAFSSFLVVGLVSMYDPGALDGAEVEVAAAGDAIADLERAAAEVPGASVTPYEDAAAARNAFDGNAVDAVAIATREDSGRISVAVTAPDATVETTVIVVQLRDLLRTYERIERVERAESLTRPPLPVPESTGSSPYFTFTYTVLIPVLVFLPVFISGSLVVDSITEELDRGTLELLRVAPVTIGEIVDGKALAAVAIAPGQALLWLLLLELNGTSVANVPTILLLMTALTTLVVGVAAGIAAAAPDRRAAQFLYSVAVLVLFGGATAMAGGPTNAVARLAIDSADPATTLTVAVYATLAAVAYLGVRRIISANGIGQ
- a CDS encoding ABC transporter permease subunit is translated as MIRRAARRIRRLARRSRRVARVARWEASRATGGVDRRTLLAALALLVVAGGVVGAGLATDTVGLDVDRDVYRVGVDPASPYADAVEAEPALTAVPLERATLGSTVDLTVREVRGGGTDPSGDPAGVFVRAVDTPKGEAAAASFREAVDAHNERLMAAEENETAAFPVVVTLRYANRGSALEDGATVGGGSGGDGSAGGTSDGVGGGSDDAEPADGGGGDDDAGGSGDGGGEGSGGGGVDAGDESGGRWPFGDDGGSGGLAVPSIGGGAFGAATAGSPGSITPPFPFASLVLAFAFLVPMNFLAQAYGSSVLEERTNRRGEPLLVTPLSPAEIVAGKTLPYVAVAVAATALIALVVGGGAVSVLAVLPIAATFLAATFVGAVFARSFKELTFVTVAVSVLLTSYAFVPAIFTNVTPVALISPLTLVVFDLQGEAISVGEFLFATGPTAVAAALLFGLGLGVYREEDLFTQKPVTRKFLDALAVRLSAVGEGVRESPATGVAARIPRRARGPAAVAFLTACTIPFVFVAELLAVAVLFALPITVSIPVLLVVIAFVEEVAKSVHLYAGFERGVFARTDRVALAVGLASGLGFFLAEKATAVVQAVGLTELYVGRAAFGSVAGVAGLSPLLLAGLFLAPLALHGVTASLSAVGARRDRTRYVLALAAATLVHAAYNFGVVSLHG
- a CDS encoding ABC transporter ATP-binding protein, with amino-acid sequence MIAVDALEKTYGGFAAVVDSTFSVEEGEVFGIVGPNGAGKTTTLKVLAGLIEPTSGEARVAGYDSTDPAMRHHLGFLPEESPLYEEMTATSYLRFFADLYEVPRSVADERIDRALDRLDLDHRDRRLGDVSKGMKRKVAIARSLVNDPDVLVYDEPASGLDPVTTNSVLEFTRELRSAGKTVVFSAHNLYHVESVCDRVVIMNEGRIVARGTVEEIRERHGETTYHVYTDVPPGLESGETEGDADGIGDVEEVGDRYRTVVPSMDAVERVREAVSAAGGAVVDIRTREPSLEDVFLDLVGRPMPGRRGGVEDGEDGGVEVGEDGGGDRNRAGDRNRAGDDRAKATSEGGE